A stretch of DNA from Chelonoidis abingdonii isolate Lonesome George chromosome 8, CheloAbing_2.0, whole genome shotgun sequence:
ACTGCTGTCTGGATTATAATCTTCTTCAGAACttagctctgccccctcctcagTGTCCTCATCACATGACTCCATAAAGGGAACCCCAACAGCATTGATCCCAGAGTCctcagagctggaaggggaagAGCAGTGATCTATTTTTGGTTTATTGCTCTCTTCTGAAATTAAGGCATTGCGAACAGCAAGCTCCTCAGGCTTCATTTTATGGGGCGCAGCAGGAGGCTGCCGCTGGACATAGCACATCTTCCCATTGATGCATTTCACACGGTAATTGTCGATAAAGAGGTCGGAAATTGTGCAGTATCGTGGGGAGTCAGGGGGTAATGGCAGCTGGAAGACAGGTGCAAACTTCAAGAAGTGTTCAGTGAGTGAGACCGAGATCTGAATCGTGTTTGTGGATTCCCTAGGTTGGATAGGTATTTCAGtgcttggaagctgttccacaggAGTCATTGGCTGATAGA
This window harbors:
- the C8H3orf70 gene encoding UPF0524 protein C3orf70 homolog — its product is MPDEVNIDELLAAPEPASKYVYQPMTPVEQLPSTEIPIQPRESTNTIQISVSLTEHFLKFAPVFQLPLPPDSPRYCTISDLFIDNYRVKCINGKMCYVQRQPPAAPHKMKPEELAVRNALISEESNKPKIDHCSSPSSSEDSGINAVGVPFMESCDEDTEEGAELSSEEDYNPDSSWEPDECPLVSPSQCELEVIETIETTV